In Pempheris klunzingeri isolate RE-2024b chromosome 5, fPemKlu1.hap1, whole genome shotgun sequence, the DNA window GTTGTAAAGATAAAACACCGGAGAAGGTGTGTGTCAAAGGCCTGGATCACAAGGCTAGTCAGAATTAGTCTAGCCATACCGGAGTTGCCACGTTGCTTGATACACTGTCCCCTGTTAGGGATGCCAGCGGCAGGGTTTCCTAGGTTGATGATGTGGCACTCATAGCCTGTAGGACAGTGAAGAGGTTCGTCTCCGTCCTCAGTTGTGCTACAGGCCTCAGCTAGagggcagaaaacacaaacatgaaatacagAATAGCAGAAGTCAAAGAGAACGCAAGAGTATATTCCCAACTTTAAATACATCTTGTGGATGCGTTCTTTAGAATTTGTGAAGGCTATAAGATGCAGTGTGATCATGGAAAACGTCATGCTAGCTGACCATCTGGAGCGTTTTCTCTGACCTCAGTGACTggtcaagagtgtgtgtgtgaactcacCCTGCAGAACCTCCTCAGGGCCGTCCAACAGCCAGCCATTACCCCCCAACCACCGAGGCTTGGGCTGCACCAGCCAGTCCAACACTgttcagaacacacacacacacacacatattgtagTCGCCCTACTGTGAGTGACCATCTGTTTGTGTcggacagctgtttgttggttCTGCTGACCTGGTGGTGGCTGGACAGACTCCAGGCAGGCGTAGATGCAGCCATTGTAGCAGCAGCGTTTGTGGCGCTCACACTCTGAGTCTGAGCGGCAGCCCGGCACCTCACAGGCTCGTTCTGGCAGCATCTGGGGTGGCGGCGGACACCGGTCATTCTTTTGGTGCTGTGTGGACTGGGGGTGGTTGGGATACTCGTAGTCCTGAGACACGGAGACAAATCTAATAAATTCATGAGAATGCAGATGTGGTTCATTTCTCTACTGGGTGATGATCTTGCTATACTGCCCGTCCAAGAAGGGGTCACACAAGGCATCATGGGAGATCATAGAAACAGTTGGGTCCTGAAAGGACTGGAGCTGAGATACTGCAAGGAGTTTTCAGTTTGCTGCTTAAATGCAGTAATTTTTACTGTAATGGCATAACGGCAAGCAAAGAACTTAAGTAAATCActtaagtaaataaaaaagggCCTAAtaatgaaaacggatgaaactGTGATTGTACTGAGCCTCTAAGTTAACAGCCCAACCTCACTGGACAGACGCTGCAGTTTTGTGAATGCCTCTTGATGAGTGTGTTTAGAGGCTTGCACCTGGGTTGCATTTTGTAACCACCAGAGGGCAACAATGCATGTGACTTATCACTTTTCAGCACAGCAGCGCTGTAGCAAAGACACTGAAGGTTTGGCTGTAGTGTGCATGCCTGCCTGCTAACGTCTTGACCTGGATTGGGAAGGTGATTCGCTGTGGGAACAAACACTTCCCTGGTGAGCCTCAGAGGAAGAAAGTAGGCCACAGGACCCTGAGCCAAgcaaagacacatttcacacacttcacacactcaGTTGGCTTTGGCATTCAAAAGCGTAGGCCTACGTGCACACATGCACGAgtacacaaacagcagtgcaTGCACTTTTCTGCTGTTGCTGAGAGGATCTGCTCTTGCATGCTTTGCAGAGGCTAACATAATGGGATCTGTATCACAGCCatggtctgtgtgtttttgcagtttttacCAGCTCTCTGATTCCCTCTTATTGGTTGAACATGTGCAGAGCAGAATATATGGGTTTGTACTCTTTCACACTGCTGGTACCAAACATTGTTTTCTGTGGTATAAACAGCTATTCATTGTTCTGGGTTATGTACACATGGggaatattacaacaaaatcCCAAGAAGCACAGCTGCCCTTGGCTAAACATTAACCCTAATATTGTCTCACACACCGTATATGCTTTTGCATAACAAACTACAGCATGATCAAGTTTCCAGTTCATTCCATTATTTCTTATTTAGCAATACTGGGCTGTTTAGTAGCTGGAGTAACATCACTTATGCATCAACCACTGAGGTGCTACATGGTACATACATAACACAACATATAAGTTATGACTTTAACTATGGATCTGTGAGACCGAACGATGACTGTCACCATGGTGTTTACCTTGAATGATGCAGTCATCTGCCTATCCTAGAGGCTTGGCTCGCCGTCTATAAGAGCATCCAGGCGACCACGCCTCTTCCTCTTGCCTGGGACGCCTCAGCCGGTTCTGAGCGACAAGAGATGGTGACGGTCATCGTTGGGTCTCATAGATCCATAGTTATAGTCATAACGTATGATCTACTTCGCACTCACTCAGACCGTCACCACGGTCTTTACCTTGAATGACTAGTACCATCAGTGTGGTGAGGAACAGAGGACTCCACCCTCTTGCAACCTCACCCAGCAGGTGAGAGCAGAACGGTGGAAGCCAAGAGAGCAGGAGATTGTAGAAGCTGAACAATGTACATGGGGCACTCCATGTTGCTCCTGCACAGGCTTCAAGGGGGACAAACCCCTTTCAAAGTGGCCCAAAAAGTGGCCTGGTGGAGCAGGCTACCAGGAGGCTCTGCCTTGAATAAGCCTCAGCGATGGTGTTAACAGTAATCATCATAACTCCTTTGCTCCACAGTCATTATGGCTGCACTGTAAGGCTGAGAACACATGCTGTGGCACTGAAACACATCCGCACAGTTTGAGTTTTTCTGAATGTGTATCTTTTCAGTCGTGGGGTGAATCTGTCTGACTTTCCTAACTCAGCCACTAatttgggagagagagagagagagaaagagagagagagagagagagagagagagagagggagatgggtGTTTTTCTACACTAGATTAGTAATTAGATAATCAGCTTGCGGGTTGCACATGGTCATTAAAActgtgctgtttatttggcaggctTACTGAACGCTCTTACAAACCAACcagaaaaatgaaagcaaatgctTGGCACTGCCGTGGTATCACTCACACTGTatctgtgttcattttaaacacacattaactCCTTGTTGCGGCTGCAAGCTTAGGGGTTGGATTGTTTTCAGGGGTGGGGGGTTAGTGGATTCACACtgtggaaggatggagggagcaATGTGTGGCTCCTACAATCAGAGCTTGTAGTTACGTTGAGGTTCTGCATGTTACTATAACAAGTTTTGAGCATATACTATGTAGCACCActataaataaacaatatatcAAACAGGCCCAGCATATATCAGAGTACACGAACGAGATTGAGGATGAGTCTGAGAGGTCAGCGTTAAACTTTACAAACATGGAGAAAAACCCaaattttttcttaaatatgaGCCTCTGGTTTCACACCCAACTCTTTCCAATTTGATGAAATGAAGAATATCTCTGATCCACAAATAATAAGAAGTTTGAGATTCCTACATGAGAATCAGGTTCCTTACTGGTGGTGTATCATGCGTCGCAAGGTCTGCCTTGAATAGATGGCGGTGAGAATATGTCACATACTGTAATATTTATGTTAACAATGGTTTAGATTACTAAGTGTAATGTTAAAGGCATTATTCATAATGACTCAGCATCGTTTCTACACACAGCAGggagctgttttcagcaaatatAAGCTGTGATAAACTGGCTGTGAGataaagttagcaactagctggtgaacatagtggagcatttaggggctgaaga includes these proteins:
- the wfdc1 gene encoding WAP four-disulfide core domain protein 1: MPGSVVLLLSLLVLSTGSDARRIRKRGLNHKDYEYPNHPQSTQHQKNDRCPPPPQMLPERACEVPGCRSDSECERHKRCCYNGCIYACLESVQPPPVLDWLVQPKPRWLGGNGWLLDGPEEVLQAEACSTTEDGDEPLHCPTGYECHIINLGNPAAGIPNRGQCIKQRGNSDGRGLRHKYFKDYKDYLGTSSNNAVGYEKHHHKHLG